A single Methylomonas sp. AM2-LC DNA region contains:
- the csrA gene encoding carbon storage regulator CsrA, whose protein sequence is MLILTRRVGETLMIGDEVTVTVLGVKGNQVRIGVNAPKDVSVHREEIYERIKKEQSEHGTSDA, encoded by the coding sequence ATGCTTATCTTGACTCGTAGAGTGGGGGAAACTCTGATGATTGGTGATGAAGTAACAGTCACTGTTCTTGGAGTTAAAGGGAATCAAGTTCGGATAGGTGTTAACGCTCCGAAAGATGTTTCTGTTCATAGAGAAGAAATTTACGAAAGAATTAAGAAAGAACAGTCAGAACACGGCACTTCTGACGCTTAA
- a CDS encoding DUF475 domain-containing protein, protein MKHFRISFIVSIICFGLAFYWGYLDGGIKSGASCVMIALILSVLEISLSFDNAVVNASILKRMDEHWQRLFLTWGLLIAVFGMRLVFPVVIVEFATGIDFVSVTQMAIKEPAVYAQHLTSAHIQIAAFGGMFLLMVFFGFLFNNERELVWLGYIERKFSSFGKLESIEVICSLLILLGMQRFLEPADRLSVLYSGIAGIVLFVIVDSLATLFESEEEGEEVSNVIKRGSMMSFVYLEILDASFSFDGVIGAFAITQDIVTIMLGLAVGAMFVRSLTVFLVRQGTLDQYVFLEHGAHYAIGALAIIMLVSMRHEIPEVVTGVIGAVFITLSIFSSVSYRRKHASLEVVKHS, encoded by the coding sequence ATGAAGCATTTTAGAATTTCGTTTATTGTTTCTATCATCTGTTTTGGCCTTGCATTTTACTGGGGCTATTTAGATGGCGGCATCAAGAGCGGAGCTAGCTGTGTGATGATTGCCTTGATTCTAAGTGTATTAGAAATCAGTTTGTCATTTGATAATGCAGTCGTTAATGCCTCAATTTTAAAACGCATGGATGAACATTGGCAGCGGCTCTTTTTAACCTGGGGCCTTTTAATTGCGGTATTTGGAATGAGGCTGGTGTTCCCTGTTGTGATTGTAGAATTTGCCACTGGGATAGACTTTGTAAGTGTTACGCAAATGGCAATTAAAGAACCTGCGGTCTATGCGCAACATCTAACTAGTGCGCATATTCAAATCGCTGCATTTGGCGGTATGTTTCTGCTGATGGTGTTTTTTGGCTTTTTATTTAACAATGAACGTGAACTGGTTTGGCTGGGTTATATCGAAAGAAAGTTCTCCAGCTTTGGCAAGCTAGAATCAATAGAAGTGATATGTTCGCTGTTAATATTACTTGGTATGCAACGCTTTTTAGAACCCGCCGATCGTTTATCGGTGCTCTATTCCGGCATCGCCGGCATCGTTTTGTTCGTCATCGTGGATAGTTTGGCTACTTTGTTTGAAAGTGAAGAAGAAGGCGAAGAAGTTTCAAACGTTATTAAGCGCGGCAGTATGATGAGCTTTGTTTATCTGGAAATACTGGATGCATCCTTTTCTTTTGATGGAGTCATTGGCGCGTTTGCCATTACTCAAGATATAGTGACTATTATGCTCGGTTTAGCGGTGGGTGCCATGTTTGTGCGTAGCCTAACTGTGTTTTTGGTTCGGCAGGGAACACTGGATCAATATGTTTTTTTAGAGCATGGCGCACATTATGCCATCGGCGCGTTAGCAATCATTATGCTGGTCAGTATGAGGCATGAAATTCCAGAGGTGGTAACAGGGGTGATTGGTGCTGTTTTTATTACCCTCTCTATCTTTTCTTCGGTGAGCTACAGACGCAAACATGCCAGTTTGGAAGTTGTAAAGCATTCTTAA
- a CDS encoding nuclear transport factor 2 family protein has product MTEDNESRPPFPPFTRETALQKVRMAEDAWNSRDPARVSLAYTQNSQWRNRSEFPLGRQQIVEFLTSKWSRELEYRLIKELWAFDGHHIAVRFAYEWHDTAGNWFRSYGNENWEFSENGLMDRRFASINDLPIKESERKFHWPQGRRPDDHPGLTELGL; this is encoded by the coding sequence ATGACAGAAGACAACGAAAGCCGCCCTCCTTTTCCGCCATTTACTCGCGAAACAGCTCTACAAAAAGTCAGAATGGCTGAAGATGCTTGGAATAGCCGCGACCCAGCACGAGTTTCGCTGGCGTATACCCAAAATAGTCAATGGCGTAATCGTTCCGAATTCCCACTAGGTCGGCAACAGATTGTAGAATTCCTAACAAGCAAGTGGTCTCGAGAACTGGAGTACCGATTAATTAAGGAATTATGGGCCTTCGATGGTCATCACATCGCGGTTCGTTTTGCCTACGAGTGGCATGACACCGCTGGAAACTGGTTTAGATCTTACGGCAATGAAAATTGGGAATTTTCTGAAAATGGCCTGATGGATCGCCGCTTCGCCAGCATCAACGACTTACCTATTAAAGAATCCGAACGCAAATTCCACTGGCCGCAAGGACGCCGTCCGGATGATCACCCAGGATTGACCGAGCTGGGATTATAA
- a CDS encoding AAA family ATPase: protein MRILNISFKNINSLEGEGQVSFDQGPIADSGIFAITGPNGSGKSSILDVITLGLYGETFRFDKPAEHIITKLATESLAQIEFAFNGEKYRSSWHVTRNDIHQPQMTLLQLGAEEKLLAETPSQVRQYLIELTGMDFHKFSKSIVLPQGDFAAFLNALDSERMDILEKISGTDFYADYAQQIKDKHQSLLDKISLVKQDCEILPLIDDLTLEAAEQDLQDFVELSTELKAEKTEVEQQLRKFQQIQVLQKDYQQLLKTQQDLQSKVAQHEQDLQRIDNAPDSQIFTDELNLLDTLRSELTQNQQRLSSYNAELTLLQQQLNQEATGQPQTDLSNIDWVAQKQLIDGFKLKISEIKLQLPREKELSTAITQQIQDKQLNLTEVNNWLQTHQTDTQLLTDFPEIVGLRNIRSTLAELGVQQKSQNKWSKNQTTAATKNKTALTNAQLRIEELKTQIEANEAKLKEISNGKSVAELNELHAEQQLRVNEFKELLAIATVTARFSAKKSFFSWFKRQSNQSLPDVEALQKQVESFKQEFIQEDNIARALDQAIANENLLKRLNSPRDKLVEGKPCFLCGSTHHPYSIKPPVLTDSKKALTDQRSKLQVLKARIEIAEDQLSSALKKQSNSTAKQKFLAEKQTAWLVLANKLSRHRDGFSIEHLVEHKQFLADEQQELDNINNVLKLYVQLERDTANAQAEITAKQALIANLRVTAEQLDANLSERSPEAQEVFAQYTTALNEEAALSKRVELQLKQLGEKMPGKNKENELFDRLNSRRQDYQINALRQTGLQEEIGDLQEKLHQCQTVIQDLQQQLSDNLESLRTNEWLSLNLAVLDKQKLVNSTEQQVKEQRIVFESLQRSFSEKITAQGFKDINELLQTMDLVEKQPEIQARYFDYKKQLDPLQLQVLQLEFKLQAEQQNFDDSLSEQDLREMFSLLSEKAEIAEQEVSSLQNKLEKQQKYRQRYQALENQLAEYQQQLTLAEADLNELTDTTGGLQNKIRQLLISKLLSQANATLEKISGRYYLRSAESEHGLALEIEDTKQKNVRRLPKTLSGGESFVVSLALALALADIANNGKSIESLFLDEGFGNLDSEALYLAMSTLENLKFQGRTVGIISHVDGVKKRIKTQIELVKKPNGYSELKLVA, encoded by the coding sequence ATGCGCATACTCAACATCAGTTTCAAAAATATCAACTCGTTAGAAGGCGAAGGCCAAGTCAGTTTTGACCAAGGCCCTATCGCTGATAGTGGTATTTTTGCCATTACTGGCCCAAATGGTTCGGGTAAAAGTAGTATTCTGGATGTGATTACGCTGGGCTTATATGGTGAAACCTTTCGGTTCGACAAACCAGCAGAACATATTATTACCAAGCTTGCTACAGAAAGTTTGGCTCAGATTGAGTTTGCTTTTAATGGTGAAAAGTATCGCTCTAGCTGGCATGTAACACGTAATGATATTCATCAACCTCAAATGACTCTATTACAGTTAGGAGCGGAGGAAAAGTTACTGGCAGAAACACCCAGCCAAGTACGTCAATACTTAATAGAATTAACTGGCATGGATTTTCATAAATTCAGTAAATCCATCGTTTTGCCACAAGGCGATTTTGCCGCTTTCCTAAACGCGTTGGACAGCGAACGCATGGATATTCTGGAAAAAATTAGTGGCACTGATTTTTATGCCGACTATGCACAGCAAATAAAAGACAAACATCAAAGTTTGCTGGATAAAATCAGCCTGGTTAAGCAAGACTGTGAGATTTTACCCCTAATTGATGATTTAACACTAGAAGCTGCAGAACAGGATTTACAGGATTTTGTAGAACTGAGCACCGAGTTAAAAGCCGAGAAAACCGAGGTTGAACAACAACTGCGTAAATTTCAGCAAATCCAGGTGTTACAAAAAGATTATCAACAATTGCTAAAAACCCAGCAAGACTTACAAAGCAAAGTAGCGCAACACGAACAAGATTTACAACGCATCGACAATGCCCCAGACAGCCAGATCTTTACAGACGAACTAAACCTGCTGGATACTCTGCGTAGCGAACTGACTCAAAATCAACAACGTCTAAGCAGTTACAACGCAGAACTGACGCTATTGCAACAACAACTCAATCAGGAAGCGACAGGTCAGCCACAAACTGATTTGAGCAACATAGACTGGGTTGCGCAAAAGCAGTTAATTGATGGCTTTAAACTCAAAATCAGTGAAATTAAACTACAACTCCCCAGAGAAAAGGAGTTATCCACGGCTATCACGCAGCAGATTCAGGATAAACAACTTAACCTGACCGAAGTGAACAACTGGTTACAGACGCATCAGACCGATACCCAACTATTAACTGACTTTCCAGAAATTGTTGGCTTGCGTAATATTCGCAGCACTTTAGCCGAACTTGGCGTACAACAAAAAAGCCAAAACAAGTGGTCAAAAAATCAAACCACCGCCGCGACTAAAAACAAAACAGCTTTGACGAATGCTCAATTGCGCATTGAAGAACTAAAAACCCAGATTGAGGCTAACGAAGCCAAACTTAAGGAAATCAGCAATGGCAAAAGCGTTGCCGAATTGAATGAATTACATGCAGAACAACAACTGCGTGTCAATGAGTTTAAGGAGCTCTTAGCGATAGCGACAGTTACCGCCCGATTTTCCGCCAAAAAAAGTTTTTTTAGCTGGTTTAAACGTCAATCCAATCAATCTTTACCGGATGTAGAGGCACTGCAAAAACAAGTGGAATCTTTTAAACAGGAGTTTATTCAAGAAGACAACATTGCCAGAGCTTTGGATCAAGCCATTGCGAATGAAAACTTATTAAAACGATTGAATTCACCACGCGATAAATTAGTGGAAGGCAAGCCCTGCTTTTTATGTGGCTCTACCCATCATCCTTATAGCATTAAACCACCAGTACTGACTGACTCCAAAAAAGCCCTGACCGATCAACGCAGTAAATTACAGGTATTAAAAGCCCGTATCGAAATTGCAGAAGATCAACTAAGCAGCGCACTCAAAAAACAAAGCAATTCGACAGCCAAACAAAAGTTTTTAGCCGAAAAACAAACCGCATGGCTAGTGTTAGCCAATAAACTCAGTCGGCATCGTGATGGCTTTAGTATTGAACATCTGGTAGAACATAAACAATTTCTGGCCGACGAACAACAGGAATTGGACAATATTAATAATGTACTTAAATTATATGTGCAATTAGAGCGCGATACCGCCAACGCCCAAGCAGAAATTACTGCCAAACAAGCCTTAATAGCCAATTTACGTGTTACAGCAGAACAACTGGATGCCAATTTGAGTGAGCGCTCCCCAGAAGCTCAAGAAGTTTTTGCGCAATACACCACGGCACTCAATGAAGAAGCCGCTTTGAGCAAACGTGTTGAATTACAGTTAAAACAGTTAGGCGAAAAAATGCCGGGGAAAAACAAAGAGAACGAATTGTTTGACCGACTGAATAGCCGTCGTCAGGATTATCAAATCAACGCCTTACGCCAAACGGGACTACAGGAAGAAATCGGCGACCTGCAAGAAAAACTACACCAGTGCCAAACAGTTATTCAAGATTTACAACAACAACTTAGCGACAATTTGGAATCCTTGCGTACCAACGAATGGCTAAGTCTAAACTTGGCGGTATTAGACAAACAAAAACTGGTCAACAGCACAGAACAACAAGTTAAAGAGCAACGCATAGTCTTCGAGAGCCTGCAGCGCAGTTTTTCTGAAAAAATTACTGCTCAAGGTTTCAAAGACATTAACGAACTGCTGCAAACTATGGATTTAGTAGAAAAGCAACCCGAAATTCAGGCGCGGTATTTTGACTACAAAAAACAGCTAGATCCCCTGCAATTACAAGTGTTACAGCTGGAATTTAAACTGCAAGCAGAGCAACAAAATTTTGACGACAGCCTGAGTGAACAGGACTTACGCGAAATGTTTAGCTTATTATCCGAAAAAGCAGAGATTGCAGAACAGGAAGTCAGCAGTTTACAAAACAAACTGGAAAAACAACAAAAATACCGCCAGAGATACCAAGCATTAGAAAACCAATTAGCGGAGTATCAACAGCAGTTAACCCTAGCCGAAGCCGACCTGAATGAATTGACAGATACCACAGGTGGTTTGCAAAACAAAATTCGTCAGTTACTGATTAGTAAACTGTTATCGCAAGCTAATGCCACTCTGGAAAAAATCAGTGGCCGTTATTATTTGCGTAGTGCGGAAAGTGAGCATGGTTTGGCATTGGAAATTGAAGATACCAAACAAAAAAATGTACGGCGTTTACCCAAAACATTATCCGGTGGCGAAAGTTTTGTCGTCAGTTTGGCCTTAGCGCTGGCTTTGGCCGATATTGCCAACAATGGTAAATCCATAGAATCCCTGTTTCTGGACGAAGGCTTTGGCAATCTGGATTCCGAAGCTTTGTATCTGGCTATGAGTACATTAGAAAACCTGAAGTTTCAGGGTAGAACAGTGGGCATCATCTCCCACGTTGATGGCGTTAAAAAGCGCATTAAAACCCAGATTGAATTAGTAAAAAAACCAAATGGTTATAGTGAATTGAAGTTGGTGGCTTAG
- a CDS encoding GNAT family N-acetyltransferase produces MDASVGELSDAVNLLCSNCPSESERYERSRLVTEICPIDELPFYRKFFGAYDFDGTLIGAGGIKSADWASDTHILYMMAVDKNHRSKGVGSDLERIRIQWMRDNFPHGRCLVSTKHKKRFEKWDFKTVSEVNNRHLMILEF; encoded by the coding sequence TTGGATGCCTCTGTAGGCGAATTATCTGATGCGGTGAATTTGTTGTGTTCTAATTGTCCCAGTGAATCTGAGCGTTATGAGAGAAGCCGACTAGTCACTGAGATATGTCCAATCGATGAATTGCCATTCTACAGGAAGTTTTTCGGTGCCTATGATTTCGATGGAACGCTGATTGGGGCGGGAGGCATTAAATCCGCGGATTGGGCGTCAGATACACATATACTTTACATGATGGCTGTGGATAAAAATCATCGCAGTAAAGGTGTTGGGTCAGATTTAGAGCGTATTCGTATACAGTGGATGCGAGACAACTTTCCGCACGGGCGCTGTCTAGTTAGCACCAAGCATAAAAAGCGTTTTGAGAAATGGGATTTTAAAACAGTAAGTGAAGTTAATAACAGGCATCTAATGATATTGGAGTTTTAA
- a CDS encoding tetratricopeptide repeat protein, translated as MNPLLTAAYNLTINRYRNGFKQEADAIYQALIIARNHAAAINFMGLILLDQQQYSEAELMFIKAVQLAPLVPEYALNLGSLYEEQQQLPLAEQYFRQAWSINSMHAETLDNLGYVLQLQEKYAEAIPFFKTALPLTDNQCRTLVNLGKCLEECDNPTAASACYHQALKIDPLHAIALHNLAGIYKQQGQHHKAIECYQQAIASQPNFTFSHYNLGITLMHIGNFSAAQQSLLKVLELDSRHILAFQGLGDLCAFQGKIQEATDYYEQILSINQLTGLRIRLATLVPPILESSTHLKKLREDVSQKLSVLAAEPELKIDDPLLEVRDAFFYWSYHHLNNRNLKTQVAQLFEKLCPTLLWEAPHCQQIRNANQPIRIGLISKFFYNHSIGKTSQGFFAKLPRSQFKVYALFIQPLVQDPISDFIQQHADETLLIANTLSKARQQIAELKLDILFYQDIGMDPFSYYLAYARLAPVQCTSFGHPDTTGITNMDYFISSQLFESVEAVEHYSESLALLPSPSLLSYYQRPTLPDKLKSRTELGWEDSDHLYICPQTLFKFHPDFDRVLAAILQQDKQGKILILEGPIAHFAVLLKQRWQQQFSDVAERLIFLPPQSSADFINLIAVSDLMLDIPSFNGMNTSLEAFAVGTPVVTLPGTLQRSRHGFGLYQKMGITACIAKDEADYIAIALRLATDKRFRDTIHKEILEKNHHLFADEDTITAFSRFFIMCIDQHQLNT; from the coding sequence ATGAACCCACTGTTAACGGCAGCTTATAACTTGACGATTAATCGTTATCGCAATGGCTTTAAACAGGAAGCTGACGCAATTTATCAGGCCTTAATCATTGCGCGCAATCATGCCGCAGCCATAAATTTTATGGGTTTAATCTTACTGGATCAGCAGCAATATTCTGAAGCAGAGCTAATGTTTATTAAAGCCGTGCAACTGGCACCACTGGTGCCCGAGTATGCGCTTAATTTAGGTTCGCTATACGAAGAGCAGCAGCAACTGCCCTTAGCGGAACAGTATTTTCGTCAAGCATGGTCTATAAATTCGATGCATGCAGAAACGCTGGATAATCTGGGTTATGTGTTACAACTACAAGAAAAGTATGCAGAGGCTATTCCGTTTTTCAAAACTGCATTACCGCTAACCGATAACCAATGCCGTACATTAGTCAATCTGGGTAAATGTCTGGAAGAATGCGACAACCCCACAGCCGCGTCCGCCTGTTATCATCAAGCGCTGAAAATCGATCCCCTACATGCCATTGCTCTACATAATCTGGCTGGCATCTATAAACAACAGGGGCAGCACCACAAAGCTATAGAGTGTTATCAACAAGCCATTGCCAGTCAGCCAAACTTTACTTTCAGCCATTACAATTTAGGCATTACGCTGATGCATATAGGCAATTTTTCCGCCGCACAGCAGTCCTTGTTAAAAGTATTGGAATTGGATTCCAGACATATATTGGCATTTCAAGGCTTGGGCGATTTGTGCGCTTTTCAGGGGAAAATTCAGGAAGCTACCGATTATTATGAACAAATTCTATCCATAAACCAGTTAACAGGCCTCCGCATTCGTCTGGCAACACTAGTGCCTCCCATACTAGAATCGTCAACACACCTAAAAAAACTTAGGGAGGATGTGAGCCAAAAGCTGTCTGTACTTGCTGCAGAACCTGAATTAAAGATTGATGATCCACTACTGGAAGTACGTGACGCATTTTTTTATTGGTCTTATCATCACTTAAACAATCGCAACTTAAAGACCCAAGTTGCTCAGCTGTTTGAAAAACTATGCCCGACTCTGTTATGGGAGGCACCACACTGCCAGCAAATCCGTAATGCAAACCAACCTATCCGCATTGGGCTTATTTCCAAATTTTTTTACAATCACAGCATTGGTAAAACCAGTCAAGGCTTTTTTGCCAAACTGCCGCGCAGTCAATTTAAAGTTTATGCTCTATTTATTCAGCCATTGGTACAAGACCCCATTAGCGACTTTATTCAGCAACATGCCGATGAAACCTTACTAATTGCAAACACGCTAAGTAAGGCCAGGCAGCAAATTGCGGAGTTGAAACTAGATATTTTGTTTTATCAGGATATAGGTATGGATCCGTTTAGTTATTATCTAGCTTATGCGCGTTTGGCACCTGTACAGTGCACCTCTTTTGGTCATCCAGATACCACCGGGATTACCAATATGGATTATTTTATTTCCAGCCAATTATTTGAATCAGTTGAGGCCGTAGAACATTACAGCGAAAGCTTGGCGCTATTACCGAGTCCAAGCCTGCTCAGTTATTATCAACGCCCTACTCTGCCAGATAAGCTAAAAAGCCGCACAGAATTGGGCTGGGAGGACAGTGATCATCTCTATATTTGCCCACAAACCCTGTTTAAATTTCATCCTGATTTTGATAGGGTTTTGGCGGCTATTTTGCAGCAAGATAAACAGGGAAAAATTCTTATTTTAGAAGGCCCTATAGCGCATTTTGCTGTGTTGTTGAAGCAGCGCTGGCAACAACAATTTTCCGATGTGGCTGAACGTCTGATTTTTTTGCCGCCGCAAAGCAGCGCAGATTTTATTAATTTAATCGCCGTTTCTGATTTAATGCTGGATATACCCAGTTTTAATGGCATGAACACCAGCCTGGAAGCTTTTGCAGTGGGAACCCCGGTAGTTACATTGCCGGGTACACTGCAACGCAGTCGGCATGGCTTCGGACTTTACCAAAAAATGGGCATTACTGCTTGCATAGCTAAGGATGAAGCAGACTATATTGCTATTGCTTTACGCTTAGCAACTGATAAGCGTTTTCGAGACACTATCCACAAGGAAATACTGGAAAAAAATCATCATCTGTTTGCCGACGAAGACACCATCACTGCCTTTAGCCGTTTTTTTATAATGTGTATCGACCAACATCAGCTAAACACTTAA